One stretch of Lucilia cuprina isolate Lc7/37 chromosome 6, ASM2204524v1, whole genome shotgun sequence DNA includes these proteins:
- the LOC111675065 gene encoding PDZ and LIM domain protein Zasp isoform X6 — protein MNDLPLPPPPSPTQLQQFEIYNNNNNNINNNNNDNQHTRTLSSLSSMSTGSNTTHSSTQSLSPTPYNYHHNNTMVQQQQQQQQQQQQMTYYPTQNESTHSSLSLDQYGSSSPLHSRQASSSSSSLNYGCNNDNYGTVTTTTAITIPPPPPPPLPEDNNQDLYINRMKQLHNANNRKLLMTKQNENDMNTYNKTNVSSLTPTAATTPLGGGAAATTPIVPTTQKVYNKFLKEYSNKLLTQGNNNNNNSNNTHSTTNTMKHSDNISNNIHSFINNGSPKPFIANQNSNSNSKQTQQQHNHYLQQQQQQTNNNSNNNNISNNSNIIYNSLPSVAAITATLNNQLKFDSCQVAPPPPLPTATTTTITPSSSNLSIVDKSTFNNSSNSQIINDNCNTTTNEMSATTATGPSGDKPFEYVTLTGNVIRSVVPPGKGNVNYKVNQGGYARPYGAAPPAAAPKSPVSYPPQQQQQWNQPPPTQPKPTGGNAYATLPRSNVGQQEADEESLQPQYAECYFEEDYEVEQTNRQQRSNFCWPPPEDDSSRAPTAAPLYIPPPETQHVVAKPLENPPPPPPGNAAVCGQCQCSGETEQQQQQQQQQQQQQQQQQQQAQWQSRSAPQLTSGVTQQECESGSDSYTSTSTTTTTTSDGYQRMYAAQVQAYQMQQAYEQSGSEFDYHMDMEVAAMQQQDHLQLLSSNYSESGRRSAQECIETLVPPLSTYRLVDMVREVTPSPVPEPSQGSRHVVFLEDPEVKEVDSYHRQVEKGNEDDEKQQEQKHTTETHESSYEEETEDKGFIRDDRSHILESQRIFQPTPEIKIEIAPVKQIPPTKIPNPCPKEWINPMVRVLTTAPETPFHMVGCLCPKPCECTCQVDPEAEIAQEIPEEPPKEPIPEPYERPLSPEPEEPVHINTIWDTPTLTSAMTIAPEFQLKFAPPASEGIPLPEETEPYMPPPIEVKPYVREDYRPKTPLLRALTTAPDKPFEGHFDRDVPIHILDLPTPKEHLTMKDALRTAPERPYTPLDPENATHMFEEQQKEEEKKKQEFQVLDREEELGLSKEALEQVEYYTTEKRKSSTSAFAAMQAFQPSSQPLSSSTTPRHSISYTKEENDLEYRKYYDAHERYQKRRSYFSQKEQELLQQQQTNTSSQLQEQHQQQQTNTREESSLYSSTKASSSSSKSSSAVQQQQQITSSTYASNLTQATKSSQSMAYSGSATTSTKVDVHEVIEEVTDELEHSEVIFPPPSPLSHMKQKTSSGLHRPESIPKYQRNWTVLPTQSPVRTPEPPELRENVPLAFVDTPKTPTTTNGSNGNNIHKPVAQMSARSVSQQQSQSHQQQTTASAYSSSVMSSKTEQRQQQLSSTVTSSTTTASDSAKEQLQLTKPTIPIIIEDRSGPVTMAFQALDEHMVRDQSQTPSRPYTPSMINKPAPITPYYQTPEKLCFDECPATHARDYDRRSASPFPDRARSPAPGPPPNPLAAIRAPRMKESEVSPLSPRVLQAGSITTGQSYLGAQQAQQQERLLSHTATGTQSAMQSFTQEPEKREKMQIGNMTVERSEKASRLEEQKQSQMQSHTTTQVGNTQIERRRKVTEEFEHTSSAKTVEIRTGSQSSSTERRQSYGKTGYVANQARRLSGLEQEITNLTSQSQAISARAATLTETKFPELHSQGGQSQFPTKPVLPPHDESQPPSYYVSGATLKKLDEPVCTIFPPAQQKQSSTSYGASLVSSQQSQSQQQQKSLTTLSTTSSSHQQKQQQANTVSCSLTKASATTCTNNQAYQSITAGSNLNATSTSTTTSSATGTAPSGVCPVTGTFCRPGHTCCKQQQLQQSNNNNNGSRPTASLGSAGSKPSQAAASSNITANTQSQSSAAPSAAPTPSASKRPSVSAPSNNTNNDSATGGMAPKGGAYGATTAPKRGRGILNKAVSSGVRVPTCNSCSTHIRGPFITALGKIWCPEHFHCVNGNCRRPLQDIGFVEEKGDLYCEYCFEKYLAPTCSKCAGKIKGDCLNAIGKHFHPECFACGHCGKLFGNTPFFLEDGMPYCEADWNELFTTKCFACGFPVEAGDRWVEALNHNYHSQCFNCTYCKQNLEGQSFYNKGGRPFCKNHAR, from the exons ATGAACGATTTACCTTTGCCACCACCACCATCACCCacacaactacaacaatttgaaatatacaacaacaacaacaataatattaataataacaataatgacaATCAACATACACGTACATTAAGTAGCCTGTCATCAATGTCAACTGGTTCGAATACTACACATTCCTCTACACAATCCTTGTCACCAACACCCTACAATTATCATCACAATAACACAATggtgcagcaacaacaacaacagcagcagcaacaacaacagatgACCTACTATCCAACACAAAATGAATCGACTCATTCTAGTTTGTCACTGGATCAGTATGGTTCTAGCTCACCCTTACACTCACGTCAGGCCTCATCATCATCGTCTTCGCTAAATTATGGCtgtaataatgataattatggtacagtaacaacaacaacagcaataacaatacCTCCACCACCGCCACCACCACTGCCAGAGGACAATAATCAggatttgtatataaatagaaTGAAACAGCTGCACAATGCGaacaatagaaaattgttgatgACAAAACAAAATGAGAACGATATGAATACGTACAATAAAACTAATGTGTCATCATTAAcgccaacagcagcaacaactccACTAGGTGGAGGGGCAGCTGCAACAACACCCATTGTGCCCACCACACAAAAAGTgtataataagtttttaaaagagtattCAAATAAGTTGTTGACACAgggtaacaataacaacaacaacagcaataataccCATTCCACTACCAACACTATGAAACATTCCGATAATATAAGCAACAACATAcattcatttataaataatggTTCCCCCAAACCCTTCATTGCTAATCAAAATTCCAACTCCAATTccaaacaaacacaacaacaacataatcattatctgcaacaacagcaacaacaaactaacaataatagtaataataataatattagcaacaacagcaacattatTTATAATAGTTTACCCAGTGTTGCTGCCATCACAGCAACACTTAATAATCAATTGAAATTTGATTCATGTCAGGTTGCACCACCACCACCTCTACcaacagctacaacaacaacaatcacacCTTCTAGTAGCAATTTATCAATTGTAGATAAGAGTACTTTTAATAATAGTAGCAACAGTCAAATAATCAACGACAACTGCAACACCACAACTAACGAAATGTCCGCGACCACGGCCACGGGGCCAAGTGGTGACAAACCATTTGAATATGTTACATTAACCGGTAATGTTATACGTAGTGTTGTGCCACCCGGTAAGGGTAATGTTAATTACaag GTTAACCAGGGAGGTTATGCTCGTCCTTATGGTGCTGCTCCACCAGCTGCTGCTCCCAAGTCGCCTGTCTCTTAtccaccacaacaacaacaacaatggaaTCAACCACCACCAACTCAACCCAAGCCAACTGGTGGTAATGCCTACGCAACTTTGCCACGCAGCAATGTTGGCCAACAAG AAGCCGATGAGGAAAGCTTGCAACCGCAATATGCCGAATGTTATTTCGAGGAGGACTATGAGGTGGAGCAGACTAATAGACAGCAACGTTCGAACTTCTGTTGGCCACCTCCTGAGGATGATAGTAGTCGTGCTCCTACAGCAGCTCCTTTATATATACCTCCACCTGAAACACAACACGTGGTGGCAAAGCCATTAGAAAATCCTCCGCCTCCTCCACCGGGTAATGCAGCTGTCTGCGGTCAATGTCAGTGTAGTGGTGAAACtgagcaacagcagcaacaacaacaacagcaacaacaacaacagcagcaacaacaacaacaagctcAATGGCAAAGTCGTTCGGCTCCTCAATTGACCAGTGGCGTGACTCAACAAGAATGTGAATCTGGTTCAGATTCGTATACCTCTACCAGCACTACTACCACCACCACTTCGGATGGCTATCAACGCATGTATGCGGCCCAAGTTCAGGCCTATCAAATGCAACAAGCCTACGAACAGTCTGGTTCTGAATTTGACTATCACATGGATATGGAAGTGGCCGCTATGCAGCAACAAGATCATTTGCAACTTTTATCTTCGAATTATTCCGAGAGTGGCCGGCGTAGTGCTCAAGAATGCATAGAGACTTTAGTGCCTCCCCTAAGCACCTATAGGCTAGTAGATATGGTAAGAGAGGTAACTCCCAGTCCTGTCCCCGAACCTTCTCAGGGATCACGTCATGTGGTCTTTCTGGAGGATCCCGAAGTCAAAGAAGTCGACTCATATCATCGGCAAGTAGAAAAAGGTAATGAAGATGacgaaaaacaacaagaacaaaaacacACCACAGAAACACATGAATCCTCTTATGAGGAAGAAACTGAAGATAAAGGTTTCATCAGAGATGATCGTTCTCATATTCTGGAAAGTCAGCGTATTTTCCAACCAACTCCagaaataaaaatcgaaatagCCCCTGTCAAACAAATACCTCCCACCAAAATTCCCAATCCTTGTCCCAAAGAATGGATAAACCCCATGGTACGTGTTCTAACCACAGCTCCTGAGACTCCCTTTCATATGGTTGGTTGTTTGTGTCCCAAACCTTGCGAATGTACATGTCAAGTTGATCCTGAGGCAGAAATCGCTCAGGAAATACCTGAGGAACCTCCCAAAGAACCCATACCAGAACCTTACGAAAGACCACTTTCACCAGAACCCGAAGAACCAGTACATATCAATACCATATGGGATACTCCCACGCTCACCAGCGCCATGACTATTGCTCCAGAGTTTCAGTTGAAATTTGCTCCACCTGCCTCTGAGGGCATACCTTTGCCCGAAGAGACTGAACCTTATATGCCACCACCTATTGAAGTTAAACCTTATGTTCGTGAGGATTATCGCCCAAAGACTCCCTTATTACGTGCCCTTACTACTGCTCCCGATAAACCTTTTGAAGGTCACTTTGATCGTGATGTTCCCATACATATTCTCGATTTGCCTACACCTAAAGAACATCTAACAATGAAGGATGCCTTACGCACAGCGCCCGAACGTCCGTACACTCCTCTCGATCCTGAAAATGCTACACACATGTTTGAAGAGCAACAAAAGGAAGAAGAGAAGAAAAAGCAAGAATTTCAGGTTTTGGACAGAGAAGAAGAATTGGGTTTGTCTAAGGAGGCATTGGAACAGGTGGAGTATTATACCACAGAAAAACGTAAATCATCAACATCAGCATTTGCGGCCATGCAAGCATTCCAACCATCCTCACAACCTTTATCCTCTTCTACGACACCTCGCCACTCCATTTCCTACACTAAAGAAGAAAATGATCtcgaatatagaaaatattatgatGCTCATGAGCGTTATCAGAAAAGACGTAGCTATTTCTCACAAAAGGAGCAAGAGCttctacaacaacagcaaaccaACACTTCCTCACAACTACaagaacaacatcaacaacaacagactAATACACGTGAAGAGTCCTCATTGTATTCCTCTACCAAAGCTAGCTCTTCTTCCTCTAAATCCTCTTCCGCAgtccaacaacaacagcaaattaCCTCATCAACATATGCTTCGAACTTAACACAAGCTACCAAATCATCCCAATCAATGGCTTATTCTGGTTCCGCAACTACCTCTACCAAAGTCGATGTACATGAAGTAATCGAAGAAGTAACCGATGAACTTGAACACTCTGAGGTTATCTTTCCACCACCCTCACCCCTTAGTCACATGAAACAAAAAACCTCATCGGGTCTCCACAGACCGGAGTCCATACCGAAATATCAGCGCAATTGGACAGTACTGCCGACACAAAGCCCTGTACGCACACCCGAACCACCAGAATTGCGTGAGAATGTTCCTTTGGCTTTTGTAGATACTCCCAAAACACCCACTACCACTAATGGCTCCAATGGTAATAATATACACAAACCAGTGGCTCAAATGTCTGCACGCTCTGTTAGTCAACAGCAATCACAATCACACCAGCAGCAGACAACTGCTTCTGCCTATAGTTCCTCTGTAATGAGTTCTAAAACTGAACAAAGGCAGCAGCAGCTGTCTTCGACAGTCACTTCCTCCACTACAACCGCTTCCGATTCGGCTAAAGAACAGCTACAGTTGACTAAACCCACTATACCAATTATTATTGAAGATCGCTCGGGACCAGTTACCATGGCTTTTCAAGCTTTAGATGAGCATATGGTGAGAGATCAATCTCAAACACCTTCCCGACCTTATACGCCTTCCATGATAAATAAACCAGCTCCCATTACGCCATATTATCAGACGCCTGAAAAATTATGCTTTGATGAATGTCCAGCTACTCATGCTCGCGATTACGATCGTCGCTCAGCTTCTCCTTTTCCAGATCGCGCTAGATCTCCAGCTCCTGGACCACCACCAAATCCCTTGGCCGCCATAAGAGCTCCTCGCATGAAGGAATCTGAAGTCTCTCCACTAAGTCCACGAGTACTGCAAGCTGGCTCTATTACCACTGGACAAAGCTATTTGGGAGCTCAACAGGCTCAACAACAAGAGAGATTACTCTCACACACCGCTACAGGCACTCAATCGGCCATGCAAAGTTTCACTCAAGAGccggaaaaaagagaaaaaatgcaAATCGGAAACATGACTGTGGAAAGGAGTGAAAAAGCTTCCCGTTTAGAGGAACAAAAACAAAGTCAAATGCAATCACACACTACAACACAAGTGGGCAATACTCAGATTGAACGCAGACGCAAAGTAACTGAAGAATTTGAACACACTTCATCGGCCAAGACAGTAGAGATACGTACTGGTTCACAATCTTCTTCCACAGAAAGGAGACAGTCTTATGGAAAAACTGGTTATGTGGCCAATCAAGCAAGACGTTTGTCCGGTCTCGAACAAGAGATCACAAACTTGACAAGCCAGTCTCAAGCCATTAGTGCTCGAGCGGCCACATTGACGGAAACGAAATTTCCCGAATTGCATAGTCAGGGCGGTCAATCGCAATTCCCCACAAAGCCAGTGCTTCCTCCTCACGATGAATCTCAGCCACCGAGCTATTACGTTTCTGGAGCCACTCTTAAAAAATTGGATGAACCGGTTTGCACGATTTTCCCACCAGCCCAACAAAAACAATCTTCAACTTCGTACGGAGCGTCATTGGTTTCTTCGCAGCAATCACAAtcgcaacaacaacagaaatcaTTAACTACATTATCAACAACATCATCTTCacatcaacaaaaacaacaacaagctaACACTGTTAGCTGTAGTCTAACCAAAGCTTCTGCTACTACTTGTACTAATAATCAAGCTTATCAATCGATCACAGCTGGCTCTAACCTTAATGCTACTTCTACTTCTACCACTACTTCATCTGCAACTGGCACTGCACCCTCGGGTGTTTGCCCAGTAACGGGTACATTCTGTCGTCCCGGTCATACATGCTGCAAGCAGCAACAATTGCAAcaatcaaataataataataatggctCACGACCGACTGCTTCTTTAGGTTCAGCTGGCTCTAAGCCATCACAAGCTGCAGCTTCTTCTAATATTACAGCTAATACGCAATCGCAATCTTCTGCAGCACCAAGCGCCGCACCAACACCATCTGCTTCCAAAAGACCAAGTGTTTCAGCACCTTCTAATAATACCAATAATGATTCTGCTACAGGTGGTATGGCTCCTAAGGGTGGTGCTTATGGTGCTACTACAGCTCCCAAACGTGGTCGCGGTATTTTGAACAAGGCCGTCAGCTCCGGTGTACGTGTACCAACTTGCAACAGCTGCAGCACCCACATCAG GGGTCCTTTCATTACCGCTTTGGGTAAGATCTGGTGTCCCGAACACTTCCACTGTGTCAATGGCAACTGCCGTCGTCCCTTGCAAGATATTGGCTTCGTTGAAGAGAAGGGTGATCTTTACTGTGAATATTGCTTCGAGAAATATTTGGCTCCCACTTGCAGCAAGTGTGCTGGTAAAATCAAG GGTGATTGTTTGAATGCCATTGGCAAACACTTCCATCCTGAATGCTTTGCCTGCGGTCATTGCGGCAAATTGTTCGGCAATACTCCATTCTTCCTAGAGGATGGTATGCCCTATTGTGAAGCTGATTGGAATGAATTGTTCACCACTAAATGTTTCGCTTGCGGTTTCCCCGTTGAAGCTGGCGATAGATGGGTTGAGGCCTTGAACCACAACTATCATAGCCAATGTTTCAATTGCAct TACTGCAAACAAAACTTGGAAGGTCAAAGCTTCTACAACAAGGGCGGTCGTCCCTTCTGCAAGAATCATGCTCGTTAA